The following proteins come from a genomic window of Kitasatospora sp. NBC_01246:
- a CDS encoding Mut7-C RNAse domain-containing protein, which yields MERPEIWLSFAPDLHVFLPAGRRAERSALRTDGAATLGHVVESLGVPLTEVGELLVDGRPVAAAHIPGAGEQVSVRAVRRPQASAEPPRFLLDVHLGTLARRLRLLGVDAAYENPDIGDAALAARSAAEQRVMLSRDRGLLRRRELWAGAYVYSHRPADQLRDVLSRFAPPLAPWSRCTTCNGTLRTVAKTSVQDQLRDGTERSYDAFAQCTDCGQAYWRGAHHATLDAIVADAVREFGPPVVA from the coding sequence GTGGAGAGACCGGAGATCTGGCTGAGCTTCGCCCCCGACCTGCACGTCTTCCTCCCCGCCGGGCGGCGGGCGGAGCGGTCCGCGCTGCGGACCGACGGGGCCGCGACGCTCGGACACGTGGTGGAGTCACTCGGCGTCCCGCTCACCGAGGTCGGCGAACTGCTCGTGGACGGGCGGCCGGTGGCCGCCGCGCACATCCCCGGGGCCGGCGAGCAGGTCTCGGTGCGGGCCGTCCGGAGGCCGCAGGCATCGGCCGAGCCGCCCCGGTTCCTGCTCGACGTCCACCTCGGGACGCTCGCGCGCCGGCTGCGGCTGCTGGGCGTCGACGCCGCCTACGAGAACCCGGACATCGGCGACGCCGCGCTGGCGGCCCGCTCGGCCGCCGAACAGCGTGTGATGCTCTCGCGCGACCGCGGCCTGCTGCGCCGCCGCGAACTCTGGGCGGGCGCCTACGTCTACAGCCACCGGCCCGCCGACCAGCTGCGGGACGTGCTCTCGCGCTTCGCGCCCCCGCTCGCCCCCTGGAGCAGGTGCACCACCTGCAACGGGACGCTGCGCACCGTCGCCAAGACCTCGGTGCAGGACCAGCTCCGGGACGGCACCGAGCGGTCGTACGACGCGTTCGCGCAGTGCACCGACTGCGGGCAGGCCTACTGGCGGGGCGCCCACCACGCGACGCTCGACGCCATCGTGGCCGACGCCGTCCGCGAGTTCGGCCCCCCGGTCGTCGCCTGA
- a CDS encoding heavy metal translocating P-type ATPase, with translation MTTQAPASTEVDLRIGGMTCASCAARIEKKLNRMEGVEATVNYATGKARAVVADGVRIADLVATVEATGYTAALPDPDTARAPSARSAGAGAQGAEAGAGPDELAPLRQRLATALALAVPVIAMAMVPALQFDNWQWLSLTLAAPVVTYAAWPFHRAAWTNLKHGAATMDTLVSLGTLAAFGWSLWALFLGHAGMPGMRHAFEFSLARGDGSADIYLEAAAGIVAFVLAGRYFEARAKRTAGAALTALLELGAKDVTVLRGGVEVRLPIAELAPGMRFVVRPGEKIATDGTVVEGSSAVDASMLTGESVPVEVTVGDTVTGATLNAGGRLVVEATHVGADTQLARIATLVEDAQNGKAAAQRLADRISAVFVPTVILLALTTLTTWLLTTDNPTQAFTAAVAVLIIACPCALGLATPTALMVGTGRGAQLGILIKGPEVLETTRRVDTVVLDKTGTVTTGRMTLLAVHTTHDTTETDVLRLAGALEHASEHPIATAITTAATQRLGTLPPVHDFHNLPGLGVHGTVEGHHVTAGRHTHPDHHPLPPTLAAARTAAETAGRTTVTITWDNTPRAVLEIADAVKPTSAHAITRLRALGLRPILLTGDNTTAAHTVAAEIGIDPTDVIAEVLPQDKADTIRALQHQGHTVAMIGDGVNDAAALATADLGLALGTGTDAAIQAADLTLVSGDLTAAPDAIRLARTTLTTIKGNLAWAFGYNLAALPLAATGLLNPMIAGATMAFSSVFVVGNSLRLRTFR, from the coding sequence ATGACCACTCAGGCACCCGCCTCCACGGAGGTGGACCTCCGGATCGGCGGCATGACCTGCGCGTCCTGCGCGGCCCGGATCGAGAAGAAGCTCAACCGGATGGAGGGGGTCGAGGCCACGGTCAACTACGCGACCGGGAAGGCGCGGGCGGTCGTGGCCGACGGCGTCCGGATCGCGGACCTGGTCGCCACCGTCGAGGCCACCGGCTACACCGCGGCCCTCCCGGACCCCGACACCGCGCGGGCGCCGTCCGCGCGGTCGGCGGGGGCCGGTGCGCAGGGGGCGGAGGCCGGTGCCGGACCGGACGAACTCGCCCCACTGCGGCAGCGGTTGGCCACCGCGCTCGCCCTGGCGGTGCCGGTGATCGCGATGGCCATGGTGCCGGCCCTGCAGTTCGACAACTGGCAGTGGCTCTCGCTCACCCTCGCGGCGCCGGTCGTCACCTACGCGGCCTGGCCCTTCCACCGGGCCGCCTGGACCAACCTGAAGCACGGCGCCGCGACCATGGACACCCTGGTCTCGCTCGGCACGCTGGCCGCCTTCGGCTGGTCGCTCTGGGCCCTGTTCCTCGGGCACGCGGGGATGCCGGGCATGCGGCACGCCTTCGAGTTCAGCCTCGCCCGCGGTGACGGCTCGGCCGACATCTACCTGGAGGCGGCGGCCGGCATCGTCGCGTTCGTGCTGGCCGGCCGCTACTTCGAGGCGCGCGCCAAGCGGACCGCCGGCGCCGCGCTGACGGCGCTGCTGGAGCTCGGCGCCAAGGACGTCACCGTGCTGCGCGGCGGCGTCGAGGTCCGCCTCCCGATCGCCGAACTCGCCCCCGGGATGCGGTTCGTGGTGCGTCCGGGGGAGAAGATCGCGACGGACGGCACCGTCGTCGAGGGCTCCTCCGCGGTGGACGCCTCGATGCTCACCGGCGAGTCCGTCCCGGTCGAGGTCACCGTCGGCGACACCGTCACCGGCGCCACCCTCAACGCCGGCGGCCGCCTCGTCGTCGAAGCCACCCACGTCGGCGCCGACACCCAACTCGCCCGCATCGCCACACTCGTCGAAGACGCCCAGAACGGCAAAGCCGCCGCCCAACGCCTCGCCGACCGCATCTCCGCCGTCTTCGTCCCCACCGTCATCCTGCTCGCCCTCACCACCCTCACCACCTGGCTCCTCACCACCGACAACCCCACCCAGGCCTTCACCGCCGCCGTCGCCGTCCTGATCATCGCCTGCCCCTGCGCCCTCGGCCTCGCCACCCCCACCGCCCTCATGGTCGGCACCGGACGCGGCGCCCAACTCGGCATCCTCATCAAAGGCCCCGAAGTCCTCGAAACCACCCGCCGCGTCGACACCGTCGTCCTCGACAAGACCGGCACCGTCACCACCGGCCGCATGACCCTCCTCGCCGTCCACACCACCCACGACACCACCGAAACCGACGTCCTACGCCTGGCCGGCGCCCTCGAACACGCCTCCGAACACCCCATCGCCACCGCCATCACCACCGCCGCCACCCAACGCCTCGGCACCCTCCCCCCCGTCCACGACTTCCACAACCTCCCCGGCCTCGGCGTCCACGGCACCGTCGAAGGCCACCACGTCACCGCCGGCCGCCACACCCACCCCGACCACCACCCCCTGCCCCCCACCCTCGCCGCCGCCCGAACCGCCGCCGAGACCGCCGGACGCACCACCGTCACCATCACCTGGGACAACACCCCCCGCGCCGTCCTCGAAATCGCCGACGCCGTCAAACCCACCAGCGCCCACGCCATCACCCGACTACGCGCCCTCGGCCTACGCCCCATCCTCCTCACCGGCGACAACACCACCGCCGCCCACACCGTCGCCGCCGAGATCGGCATCGACCCCACCGACGTCATCGCCGAAGTCCTCCCCCAGGACAAGGCCGACACCATCCGCGCCCTCCAACACCAGGGCCACACCGTCGCCATGATCGGCGACGGCGTCAACGACGCCGCCGCCCTCGCCACCGCCGACCTCGGCCTCGCCCTCGGCACCGGCACCGACGCCGCCATCCAGGCCGCCGACCTCACCCTCGTCAGCGGCGACCTCACCGCCGCCCCCGACGCCATCCGCCTCGCCCGCACCACCCTCACCACCATCAAGGGCAACCTCGCCTGGGCCTTCGGCTACAACCTCGCCGCCCTCCCCCTCGCCGCCACCGGCCTCCTGAACCCCATGATCGCCGGCGCCACCATGGCCTTCTCCTCCGTCTTCGTGGTGGGCAACAGCCTCCGGCTCCGGACCTTCCGCTGA
- a CDS encoding heavy-metal-associated domain-containing protein: MSCCSTTGTCSTGATTVATIGAVTTVYAVTGLTCGHCEQAVGRAVTGLPGVTAVDVDVEAGLVTVVSEAEPDDEALREAIDGAGYALAGRV, translated from the coding sequence ATGTCCTGCTGCTCCACCACCGGCACCTGCTCCACCGGCGCCACGACCGTCGCCACCATCGGCGCCGTGACCACGGTCTACGCGGTCACCGGCCTGACCTGCGGCCACTGCGAGCAGGCCGTCGGCCGGGCGGTGACGGGCCTGCCGGGCGTCACCGCCGTCGACGTGGACGTCGAGGCCGGCCTGGTCACCGTCGTGTCCGAGGCCGAGCCGGACGACGAGGCGCTGCGCGAGGCGATCGACGGCGCGGGCTACGCGCTGGCCGGCCGGGTCTGA
- a CDS encoding VOC family protein — translation MERVLGVGGYFMRATDPVALGAWYRDCLGLDADEHGLWQQEAGPTVFAAFESGTDYFGSPAQRTMLNFRVRDLAAMLAQLRAKGADVAEETQDMAGVGRFGWVTDPEGNRIELWQPG, via the coding sequence ATGGAACGTGTGCTGGGAGTGGGCGGGTACTTCATGCGGGCCACCGACCCGGTGGCGCTGGGCGCCTGGTACCGCGATTGCCTCGGTCTCGACGCCGACGAGCACGGCCTGTGGCAGCAGGAAGCCGGGCCGACGGTGTTCGCGGCCTTCGAGTCCGGAACCGACTACTTCGGCTCCCCCGCGCAGCGGACGATGCTCAACTTCCGCGTCCGCGACCTGGCGGCGATGCTCGCGCAACTCCGCGCCAAGGGCGCGGACGTGGCCGAGGAGACCCAGGACATGGCGGGCGTCGGCCGGTTCGGCTGGGTCACCGACCCCGAGGGCAACCGCATCGAACTGTGGCAGCCCGGCTGA
- a CDS encoding LysR substrate-binding domain-containing protein translates to MTEMQANPSFRLVYVPGVTPGKWVRVWEERLPDVPLTLVAVPVEEGAATLLADAADAGLVRLPVDRDRLSAIPLYTEATVVVFPKDHWLAAADEVPLADLAEEVVFHPLDDTLGWAELPGRPAIERPATTADAIELVAAGVGVLLVPQSLARFHHRRDLTFRTVSDAPQSQVALAWQLDRTTDLIEEFIGIVRGRTVNSSRGRGQTPPAAEQPKKAAAGGGRPRAGSGKPAAAGRSGGGKSGGGRPAAGKSGSGKAGAPRRGRPRRSS, encoded by the coding sequence GTGACAGAGATGCAGGCGAACCCCTCGTTCCGACTGGTGTACGTTCCGGGCGTGACGCCCGGTAAGTGGGTGCGCGTCTGGGAGGAGCGGCTGCCCGACGTCCCGCTCACCCTGGTCGCGGTACCGGTGGAGGAGGGCGCGGCGACGCTGCTGGCCGACGCCGCCGACGCGGGGCTGGTCCGGCTCCCGGTGGACCGGGACCGCCTCAGCGCGATCCCGCTCTACACCGAGGCCACGGTCGTCGTGTTCCCGAAGGACCACTGGCTGGCGGCGGCCGACGAGGTGCCCCTCGCGGACCTCGCCGAGGAAGTGGTCTTCCACCCGCTGGACGACACCCTGGGCTGGGCGGAGCTGCCCGGCCGCCCGGCGATCGAGCGCCCGGCCACCACCGCGGACGCGATCGAACTGGTGGCGGCGGGGGTCGGCGTCCTGCTCGTCCCGCAGTCGCTCGCCCGCTTCCACCACCGCCGGGACCTCACCTTCCGGACGGTGTCGGACGCCCCCCAGTCGCAGGTCGCCCTGGCCTGGCAGCTGGACCGGACCACCGACCTGATCGAGGAGTTCATCGGGATCGTCCGCGGCCGGACGGTCAACAGCTCGCGCGGCCGGGGCCAGACGCCCCCCGCGGCCGAGCAGCCGAAGAAGGCCGCCGCCGGTGGCGGCCGCCCGCGCGCCGGCTCCGGCAAGCCCGCGGCCGCGGGCCGCTCCGGCGGCGGGAAGTCCGGCGGCGGCCGCCCCGCCGCGGGGAAGTCGGGCTCCGGCAAGGCCGGCGCCCCCCGCCGCGGCCGCCCCCGCCGCTCCTCCTGA
- a CDS encoding DUF5997 family protein: MTSLKSKTTQTMKPATAAKKLGIYLNAAPAEFQEGVVSREELNTLQADPPAWLQELRRNGPHPRPVVAAKLGVSVSGLARGGVTEALTTEQIEALKTENPAWLERERTIQADVRKEAVRIKEKNEQQAAATPPAKTR; the protein is encoded by the coding sequence ATGACATCGCTCAAGTCGAAGACGACCCAGACCATGAAGCCGGCCACGGCCGCCAAGAAGCTGGGCATCTACCTCAACGCCGCCCCCGCCGAGTTCCAGGAGGGCGTGGTCTCCCGCGAGGAGCTCAACACCCTGCAGGCCGACCCGCCCGCGTGGCTCCAGGAGCTGCGGCGCAACGGCCCGCACCCCCGCCCGGTCGTCGCGGCCAAGCTCGGCGTCTCCGTCTCGGGCCTGGCCCGCGGCGGCGTCACCGAGGCGCTCACCACCGAGCAGATCGAGGCCCTGAAGACCGAGAACCCGGCCTGGCTGGAGCGCGAGCGCACCATCCAGGCCGACGTCCGCAAGGAGGCCGTGCGGATCAAGGAGAAGAACGAGCAGCAGGCCGCCGCGACGCCGCCCGCCAAGACCCGCTGA
- a CDS encoding SsgA family sporulation/cell division regulator, producing MTGRETPHVPPQRSGAEATALDLDLRAVVCPGLTVCVKARLRYDVAEPYAVYLDSHVDRAEPITWMFARELLAAGTTREAGIGDVAVRPGTGEDAGTVLVALGGDEGSVVLRARAAEVRVFLGRTDRLVPPGREHEYLDLDGLVRRLLDHGRPGP from the coding sequence ATGACCGGCCGGGAGACGCCGCACGTCCCCCCGCAGCGCTCCGGCGCGGAGGCGACGGCCCTGGACCTCGACCTGCGGGCGGTCGTCTGTCCGGGCCTCACCGTCTGCGTGAAGGCCCGCCTTCGCTACGACGTGGCCGAGCCGTACGCGGTCTACCTGGACAGTCACGTCGACCGGGCGGAGCCGATCACCTGGATGTTCGCGCGCGAGCTGCTGGCGGCGGGGACCACGCGGGAGGCGGGCATCGGCGACGTGGCGGTCCGCCCGGGCACCGGCGAGGACGCCGGCACCGTGCTGGTCGCGCTCGGCGGGGACGAGGGCAGTGTCGTGCTCCGGGCCCGGGCCGCCGAGGTCAGGGTCTTCCTCGGGCGCACCGACCGCCTGGTCCCGCCCGGCCGGGAGCACGAGTACCTCGACCTGGACGGGCTGGTGCGCCGGCTGCTCGACCACGGCAGGCCGGGGCCGTGA
- a CDS encoding Lrp/AsnC family transcriptional regulator: protein MLDTTDAALVRELQRDGRVSYQRLAELLEISREAARARVQRLLTRGEVRIVGIVPPAVAGITTVAHASLDVAGPARPVAVAAAGRRAASFVSCTAGRRSVIAELRVADDAALEREFAALRAVPGVRGVEVFRCTELVRDAYAPSGPDLRTGALPALDGTDRRLLGLLQADGRASFAALADRIGLSQPATRARVLRLLEVGAVHVTGLVESRALGVREAAGVGLGVLGPAREVAEAAAALPGVNYVASGYGRFDLVCGLDAPDRPALLHGLEALRGLPGVTRSESWVHLDIVKESYTYDLPIGPALDSPER from the coding sequence GTGCTCGACACCACGGACGCCGCCCTCGTACGGGAGCTCCAGCGCGACGGCCGCGTCAGCTACCAGCGGCTCGCCGAACTGCTGGAGATCTCCCGGGAGGCCGCGCGGGCCCGGGTGCAGCGGCTGCTGACCCGGGGCGAGGTGCGGATCGTCGGCATCGTGCCGCCCGCCGTCGCCGGGATCACCACCGTCGCCCACGCCTCCCTGGACGTGGCCGGCCCGGCCCGGCCGGTGGCCGTGGCGGCCGCCGGCCGGCGGGCGGCCAGCTTCGTCTCCTGCACCGCCGGGCGGCGGAGCGTGATCGCCGAGCTCCGGGTGGCCGACGACGCGGCGCTGGAGCGCGAGTTCGCCGCACTGCGGGCGGTGCCCGGGGTACGCGGCGTCGAGGTGTTCCGCTGCACCGAGCTGGTCCGGGACGCGTACGCGCCGTCCGGGCCGGACCTCCGGACCGGCGCGCTGCCCGCCCTGGACGGGACCGACCGGCGGCTGCTCGGACTCCTCCAGGCCGACGGGCGGGCCAGCTTCGCGGCGCTGGCGGACCGGATCGGCCTCTCCCAGCCGGCCACCCGGGCCCGGGTGCTGCGCCTGCTGGAGGTCGGCGCGGTGCACGTCACCGGCCTGGTGGAGTCGCGGGCGCTCGGCGTCCGGGAGGCCGCCGGGGTGGGGCTCGGGGTGCTCGGACCGGCACGCGAGGTCGCGGAGGCCGCCGCCGCGCTGCCCGGCGTCAACTACGTGGCCTCGGGCTACGGCCGCTTCGACCTCGTCTGCGGGCTGGACGCCCCGGACCGCCCGGCCCTGCTGCACGGTCTGGAGGCGCTCCGCGGACTGCCCGGCGTGACGCGCTCGGAGTCCTGGGTGCACCTCGACATCGTCAAGGAGTCCTACACCTACGATCTGCCCATCGGACCGGCACTCGACAGCCCTGAACGATGA
- a CDS encoding APC family permease: protein MASSPPPQTADGPRPAGPPQPADGPRPAVEALPRSLGVFGGVLLTLSCVTPASSLFIVVPPLLMSQGSGAVISLLIAAVLSLGVGLCYAELGTLVPSAGGEYSIVGQVLGRLAGWLVFMISIVSLLVIPPIIALGTADYLGSVLSLDPAVAGAAVMALAVAVGVLDIKSNALITGIFLGLEVLAAGIVAVLGFTHVHQPVSSLVHAVVPDGQGGTGPFTLGLLVSGLAVAMFTYNGFGTAVYLSEDLRDPRRTVARTVLWSLLAGVVVITVPVVAICLGVASPDQLAAGDLVAIVDSWAGSTVGTFVSLCIAAAILNAVIVMVIQNGRVLYASARDRTWPDPVNRALGTLHPRWGSPWVATLAIGAPGAVLALTVPIDALLGFTGVVVAVIYLLLGVAALLARRGRHRGAPAWRMPLWPVAPVLTTVVLGYALTQQAGRDLLITLAVLLVGVLYWFLYLRPRSATHWVLSLPADQAEAPRGVAAGHSATDRTPASAPATAPEFS from the coding sequence ATGGCCTCTTCCCCTCCCCCACAGACCGCCGACGGCCCCCGGCCCGCCGGTCCCCCGCAGCCCGCCGACGGCCCCCGGCCCGCGGTCGAGGCGCTCCCCCGCTCCCTGGGCGTCTTCGGCGGGGTCCTGCTCACCCTGTCCTGCGTCACCCCGGCCTCGTCGCTCTTCATCGTGGTGCCCCCGCTGCTGATGTCGCAGGGCAGCGGCGCCGTGATCAGCCTGCTGATCGCCGCCGTGCTCTCGCTGGGCGTCGGCCTCTGCTACGCCGAACTCGGCACCCTGGTGCCCAGCGCCGGCGGCGAGTACTCGATCGTCGGCCAGGTGCTCGGGCGACTGGCCGGCTGGCTGGTCTTCATGATCTCGATCGTCTCGCTGCTGGTCATCCCGCCGATCATCGCGCTCGGCACCGCCGACTACCTCGGCTCGGTGCTCTCGCTGGACCCGGCGGTCGCCGGCGCCGCCGTGATGGCGCTGGCCGTCGCGGTCGGCGTGCTGGACATCAAGTCCAACGCGCTGATCACCGGCATCTTCCTCGGACTCGAAGTGCTCGCCGCCGGCATCGTCGCGGTGCTCGGCTTCACCCACGTCCACCAGCCGGTCTCCTCACTGGTGCACGCCGTCGTCCCGGACGGGCAGGGCGGCACCGGACCGTTCACCCTCGGACTGCTGGTGTCCGGGCTGGCCGTGGCGATGTTCACGTACAACGGCTTCGGCACCGCCGTCTACCTCTCGGAGGACCTGCGCGACCCGCGCCGCACGGTCGCCCGCACGGTGCTCTGGTCGCTGCTGGCCGGGGTCGTGGTGATCACCGTCCCGGTGGTGGCGATCTGCCTCGGGGTCGCGTCGCCCGACCAGTTGGCCGCCGGTGACCTGGTCGCCATCGTCGACTCCTGGGCCGGCAGCACGGTGGGCACCTTCGTCAGCCTCTGCATCGCCGCCGCGATCCTCAACGCCGTCATCGTCATGGTGATCCAGAACGGCCGGGTGCTGTACGCCTCCGCCCGCGACCGCACCTGGCCCGACCCGGTCAACCGGGCACTCGGCACCCTGCACCCGCGCTGGGGCTCGCCGTGGGTCGCCACCCTCGCGATCGGCGCGCCCGGCGCCGTGCTCGCCCTGACCGTGCCGATCGACGCGCTGCTCGGCTTCACCGGGGTCGTGGTCGCCGTCATCTACCTGCTGCTCGGCGTCGCCGCGCTGCTCGCCCGGCGCGGCCGGCACCGGGGCGCGCCCGCCTGGCGGATGCCGCTCTGGCCCGTGGCGCCCGTGCTCACCACCGTGGTGCTCGGCTACGCGCTCACCCAACAGGCCGGCCGGGACCTGCTGATCACCCTCGCCGTGCTGCTCGTCGGGGTCCTCTACTGGTTCCTCTACCTGCGCCCGCGCAGCGCGACCCACTGGGTGCTCAGCCTCCCGGCCGACCAGGCCGAGGCCCCGCGCGGCGTCGCCGCCGGCCACTCGGCCACCGACCGCACCCCCGCTTCCGCTCCCGCCACCGCTCCGGAGTTCTCGTGA